The Flavobacterium psychrotrophum region CTGAACCGTGCCAAGAACGGTGAGCTTTACCAAACCAACAGCGTTAAGTTTGAGTTGCAGGATTACCAGAACCAGCTTGCCATAAATGCCGAAAAACTAAAATCTGAACGCAAACTGTTTTATTACATCATAGCAGTAGCTGCAGCACTGCTTGCTATTATTATACTGCTTATGCGAAATATATCGGTGCGCAATAAGCAACGGCAGCTACTGGCTGAGCGCAACGAGAAAGAACTGGCACTCGAACTTGAAAAAGAAAAGAATGAAAAGCTGCTCCTCGCCCGAGAAATAGCCGAAAAAGAAGCAGCATCCTTACTGGAACAGGAACGCCTTAAGAATGAAATAGAAGTGCGCAACCGTAAGCTTTCCGCACGTGCCTTATACCTTTCCGGCCGTAATGAACTGATAGAAGAAGTTATAACATCATTATCACAAAACACGGCAGTTGCAGATAACGCATCGCTAACACAGCAGCTGCGTTCCTTAAAAGGGCACCTTAAAAATAATGATGAGTGGGATAGTTTTATTACCCATTTTGAAGAAGTAAACCACGGCCTGCTCGAAAAGCTAAAGGCTAAGCATCCATCTATAACCGCTAACGACCTGCGTTTTATTGCTTACATCTACATGAACCTGAGCACTAAAGAAATTGCCACGCTGCTAAACATCACTCCAGAAGCCTGCCGCAAGCGCAAAGAGCGCCTGGCATCTAAAATGGAACTCCCGAATAATACGTCGCTCTACGATTATCTCTCGTTTGTTTCGTAATGCACATTATTTTTATTTCTTAAATAAACGTTAAGCCGGAAAAATTTTTACCTTTAGCCGCTACGTTAACCAACGGAAAAACACATGAAAAACTTATACTTAGCCCTTACGTTTGTACTGGCTGCAAACACACTTAGCGCACAAACTAAAGACACCGAAACGGCCGATAAGCTTTTTGCCCGTTTTGAGTATGTAGATGCCGCAAAAGAATACCTTAAGCTTACTAAAAAAGGCAAAAGCCCATATGTTTACAAACAGCTTGCAGACAGCTACTTTAATGTTTTTAACAGCAAAGAAGCTATAAAATGGTATGCAAAAGCCATAGAAAGCAAGCAGGATGCCGAAACATACTTTCGCTATGCCCAAATGCTGAAGGCTGAGGGCAAGTATGAAGAAGCGAATGCACAAATGCAAAAGTTTGCAACACTGGCGCCAGACGACCAGAGGTCTAAAACATTTTTACAGGACCCCAATTACCTGCCAAGGCTACGTAGCCAGGCAAAACTTTATGACGAAAAGTTACTGGACATTAACGATGAAAAGTATGCCGACTTTGGCGGTGTAATAACCGACGATAATACATTTTACTTTGCCAGTTCGCGGAATACTCTTCGCAAAACCTATGGCCGTAATGAAGAGCCATATCTTGATATGTATACCGCTACATACACAAACGGCACCTTTAGCAAGCCAACGGCTATAAGCGACATTAACTCTAAATGGCACGATGGCCCGGCAAGCGTTACCGGAGATGGTAATGTAATGTATTTTTCGAGCGAAAGTTTTGTAAACGGCACGTTTGAAAAAGACGACTCAGGGCAGCGCACCGGTTTGATACACCTTTTCCGTGCAGAGAAAAAAGATGGCAAGTGGACTAACATTAAGCCGCTGCCGTTTAACGGAAAAACCTGGAGTACCGGAAACCCATCTGTTACTAAAGATGGTAAAACACTCTACTTTGCCAGTAACCGCAAGGGTTCTATGGGCGGTAGTACCGATATCTGGAAAGTAGAAGTTAAAGGTCCTAACGCGTATGGCGAACCTGTAAACCTGGGCAACAAGATAAATACCGAAGGCAGGGAGAACTTTCCTTCTATTACAGATGATGGTAAGTTATTTTTTGCGTCAGACGGGCGCAAGGGCTTTGGTGCACTTGATATCTTTATGATTGACCTGGCCCACAATGGCGAAGCCCTTAACGTAGGCCAGCCGGTAAACTCGCCACTTGATGATTTTGCCTTTAGCTTTAACGTAAAACATAACATAGGCTTTTTTAGCAGCAATAAAGCCGGTAAAGACAACATATACCTTGCCACCCCTATTTGTGGAGTAGAAGCCGTTGTAACCGTAAAAGACGAAGTTACAGGCAAACCTATTCCGGTTGCTAAAGTAGCCATACTCGATGAAAAGAATAACATCATCGAAACCCGCGAAACATCGGCAGATGGTGTACTTACATACAGCGTAGACTGTAACAAGCCCTTCAGGCTACTAGCCGAAGCCAGTGGTTATGAAAATGCTACTGTGGCACTTCCGGCCACTAACGGCGGCAAACTAGACCTTATTGCAAACCTGAAACCGCTTAGCGCCCTTATTGTAGATGGCAAGATAATGCTGAAAAACATTTACTTTGAGTTCGACAAAAGCTTTATTACACAAGATGCGGCAACTGAGCTAAACAAGCTTGTACAAATCATGAAGGCTAACCCTACCATGATCATAGAGCTTAAAGCGCATACCGATACCCGCGGTAGTGCAGAGTATAACCTGAAACTATCTGACGACAGGGCAAAGGCTACCGTGCAGTATGTAATATCGCAGGGCATTGCCGCAGAGCGTATTTCGGGTAAAGGTTATGGCGAGAGCGAGCCTATTGTAAAATGCGGTGATAATTGTACTGACGAAGAACATGCAAAAAACCGTAGGTCTGAATTTATTATTGTAAAAAAATAGGTTTTACAAATCCTGTAAGTGGGCAATGGTTTTTGTAAATATGGTAAAGCCAAATATGGTTACCACTTTTATAGTACGAAGCACATTACAGTCTTTACTAAATATGTGCATTGTTTTTGTTTTAACCAGTTTCATAATAATGCAAATTATAGATTTAATATCCTTTTAATTTAAACGGCTGCCGCGCTTGCCTCACAACGCAGCAGCCGTTTTTATTTAACTTTCTTACTCAAACATACTATTCTTACATTATTTATTTTTTTAAATAATAGACAAACAACAGTTAAGCATCGGTAAATGGCATTTTTGTAATGTCCGGTGGATAAGCGCTTCTTACATATTGGCTAAACTTTAAGATTGTCTCCGTTTACAATTTGCTAACGCTTTAGTAATTTTGTACTGCTAATTAGCCTATACGTTATGCAATTAAACCTAACGGAAATTGAACGGGTAAAAACCATTTCCAAAGAAGACTTCTATAACAACTACGTAAAAAAGCAAAAACCCCTGGTAATAGAGCAGCTAACACAAGACTGGCCTGCCTATGAAAAGTGGAAGCTTAACTATATTAAAGACATAGCCGGAGACAAAACCGTACCCCTGTATGATGACAGGCCAGTATCTCACGAAGATGGCTTTAACCAGGCACATGCCACCATGAAGATGGGCGAATATGTAGACCTGCTGCAAAGTAAACCTACTAATTACCGCATTTTTTTATACAACCTCATGAAGGAGGTGCCATCGCTAAAAAACGATTTTAAATGGCCTGACATTGGGTTAAGACTGGTAAAACAACTGCCCATGCTTTTCTTTGGCGGAGAAAACAGCAGGGTATTTATTCACTACGATATCGACTTTAGCAACATACTACACTTTCATTTCCACGGAAAAAAACGCTGCATCTTATTTGACCCAGGCCAAACGCCATACCTGTATAAAGTACCCCATGCGCTTATATCAAGAGAAGATATTGATTTTGACAATCCTGACTTTGACATATGGCCGGCACTAAAGCAGGCAAAAGGGCTTGTTGCAGATCTTAGCCACGGAGAAATGCTTTATATGCCCGAAGGCTACTGGCATTACATGAAGTATGTAACCCCGGGTTTCAGCATGAGCTTAAGGGCTTTTCCGCGCAGGCCACTAAACCTTATGAAAGCAGCTTACAATGTTACCATAATGCGCTGCTTTGACAATTTTATGCGCAGGTATAAAGGCCAGGCCTGGATAGACTATAAAAACCGTGAGGCCATTATCCGTACACATAAAAAGCTGAACCTGCCGGTAGAAAGCTTTTAAGAAAATTACAGTCCCGTTTTAAAGCGGGATTCTTTATTTTTACACTCATGGATACAGGCCACAAAACATATACGGTAGATGAAGCCACCCGAAAGCTAGAATATTTTTGCAGCTACCAGGACCGTTGTCATGAAGAAGTATTGCAAAAGCTTAAAAGCCTGCGCATGATACCACAGGCAATAGATGCAATAATGGCTCATTTAATAGAACATAATTTTTTGAATGAAGAACGTTTTGCCTGTAGTTTTGCCCGTGGTAAGTGGCGTATAAAACAGTGGGGAAAGCGCCGCATTGTACAGGAACTCAAATTCAGAGACATTTCACGCTATAATATAGAGCGCGCACTCAAAGAAATTGATGAAGAAGAATATATAAATCAATTCAGTAAACTGGCAGAAACACAGTGGGAAAATATAAGGGAAACTTCCATCCTTAAAAAAAAGAAAAAACTTACAGATTTTTTATTGCGAAAAGGATATGAAAACGACATTATATATGACAAAATTAACAATCTGACTGAATTTTGATATTAATATTTTAAATATTTCGCAATTCACAAAATTTTGTTAAATTAGCAAATTCCTTCAATTGTCCCTAACTGAAGCAAAGGAAAAAGCCCTATATGAAATACATTTTTTATCTACTTATATTTTTTGTAAGCTTTACGTGCTTTGCGCAACGCGAAAACGAATTTTCTAAAACGATAAAAGACGCGCAGCGCCTGGTTTACAAACAGCCGGACAGTGCACTTGTAATTGTAAAGAGAGTACTGGCAAAGCCTAACCTGCCAGATACTATTTATGGCAGCATGTATAACATTTATGGTATATACTATGGTATGCGCGGCAACAACGATTCTCTTATTTATTATCAAAAAAAGTCTATATCGTACTTAGATAATTATCCCGAATTTAAAGCACGCAGCCTGGCAAACCTAGGTGTAGGCTACAGGAACAAAGGCGAATACAATACTGCCATAAGCACATTTAATGCCGCGCTTGAAATTAACCGGAAAATAAAAAATGATACCGGTATAGCAGTAGATTATGGCGAACTGGCAAGTGTATACAACACTATGGGAGATTATGAAAAATCTATAAATCTCCTTATCAGCGCAATAGATATAGTTAAAAAAGATAAAAAACAGGATAAACTGCCTGCCCTGCAACAAAAGCTTGCAAACACCTACCTGGCTCAGCGTAACTTTAAATTTGCAATAGACCTTTATATGGACTGCCTGCCTAATTTTAAAAAAATGGGCCAGCTGAAAAACTACTATCTTACGCTTGTAAACCTTGCAGAAGCACGCATACACCTTGAAGACCTTAGCGGAGCAAAAAGCGCGCTTGCCGAAGCCATTAAAGGGCTTGAAGATTTTGGAGATAAAAGCATTATAGGCATTTCTTATGGTAAGCTGGGGAATATAGAAGAGGGCCTTGGAAACCATGCAAAGGCACTGGCTTCTTATAAAAAGGGACTGGAGCTAATGCTTCAGGTAAAGTCTAACCGTGCAGTTCGTGTAGCATCAGAATATATTGGCTTATTAAACAAAGATAAAAATGCAGTAGCTGCCCTTGCATTAGCTGCCCGCATAGACCGTTCGGGACTTTTTGAAAACAGCCCTAACGAAGACAAGATGTTTTACAAAAAGGCAGTAGGTGATGCTTACAGCAACAACAACAACGAAAGCGCCGCCATAAAAGCCTATCAGGAAACCATAGTTATGAAAGACTCTATTGCGGCTAACGACAGGCAAACGGCAATAGGAGAAGCCCAGGCTAAATTTGAAACCGAATTGCAACGCGAAAAGAACGCAGCATTACAGGCCAATAACAAATCGCTCCAAAAGACGATAGAAGCAGAGAAAACACGCAGGTGGCTGTATGGCATGGGCATACTGGCTATAGGCATACTTATACTGCTTGCACTAAGGGGATACTTTTTAAAATCGCGCCTGCAGGCCGAACAACTGCGCACCATAGAGGCAGAGAAAAACATGATACAGCAGCAGCACCTGCACGAGCAGGAGCTTACCAATGCACAACGTGAAATAATAGACGAAAAGCAGCGCGAACTTACCAGTACAGCCCTGCGCATGGCTAATTTTCAAGATGGTGTAATGCAAATTATTGATAAGTGTAATACCGGCGAAATATCTAAGATGAGCGACCTTAAAAAGGAACTCCAGACTCTTGCTAAACAAGAAGATTACTGGAAACAGTTTGAAACCCGTTTTAACAACCTGCATCCGGAGTTTGGTAATTCGCTACAACACCGCTTTACAAAACTTACCAAAAACGATATTGAGTTTTGCTCACTACTTAAGCTTAACCTGAGCAATAAAGAAATAGCATCATTGCTTCAAATTTCGCACGAAAGTGCCATCACCAAAAAGTATCGCATCAAGAAAAAGATGGAAATAAATGATGATGATGAATTTGAAAGGATGCTGACGGAGATGTGATGTAGTAAACAGCCTGATTCAAAATCATACTGCGCCGTTAATCTAACCACAAGGCACACGAAGCTTATACAAAGTTGTATGCTTAGTGGAAAAAAAGCCTCAAGACATATCAATTCAAAAACTGTTTCCTGTATTCTACAGGGCTAAAGCCTGTTTCCTTTTTAAAAAGACGGCTAAAGTATGGCGGGTTTTCAAAGCCCAGTAAATAAGCCGTTTCTGCAATGGTTTTTTCGGGTAGCTGAAGTAAGTTCTTGGCCTCCCCTACTAAAAAAATATGGATAAGTTCCAGTGCCGTCTTACCGGTTTCCTGACGCAGCAGGTCGCTCAGGTAGCGGGTAGAGGTATTAAGCGCATCGGCCATCGCCTTTACTGTAGGCAGGCCACCGGTTTGCAACAGGCCTTTTTCAAGATATGATGCGAGCAGGCTATTGAACTTTGATACCGTAGCTCCGGAAAGCTCTGTACGGTTAATAAACTGTCGTTTATAAAAACGCTGCGAATATTTTAATATAGAGTCGATATGGGTCAGGATAATGTCACGGGTATACTCGTCCTGGTTGGCATTGTTTTCGTCTTCAATTTTAAAATACAGCTCCCATATTATCTCCTCCTCGCGCGGCGAAAGGTGCAGAGCTTCGTTAACCTCATAATCAAAAAAGCCATACTTTTTTATCTGGTCGTGCAGCAGGTGCCCGTTAAGGTAATCTTCGTGAATGTAAATAATAAAGCCTTTTTCTTCCAGCTCCAGATCTTTTATCTCTACAATTTGCCTTGGCTTGATGAATGAAAGCGAACCGTTTTCATGGTCGTATTTAGTACGCCCGTAATTAATAACACCCGATTTCATTTTTTTAAACATGATCGTATGAAAATCAGACGTAAACGCACCTTCGCCAATGTTACAGCTTACCAGACGTTCGCATAATATAAGCCCCAACATAGGATTTTCGGGTGGCGGGCAGCCGGTGTCGCGGCTAAGTTCTATGATACTGCTATAATGTTTCATGCTTTTAAATATAATATGGGCTGTCTCAATGTGTGATTAGTAAATTGAGATTCCTCCTATCGTCGGAATGACAAAACGCTATCAAAACGCCATTGAAACAGCCCTATAAAATTAATAAATTATGTGCAATTAATTACCATGTGCGGCTACGGCAACTTCATCCCAGGCATCCCACTCGGCTATACGGCCTTCATATACCTGTTTTGCCCAAGGTAATGCGTGTTTACCTAAGAACAACCTTAACGGAGGCTGTGCTGCATCTACAAGTTTAAGTACAGCTTCAGATGTAGCGGCAGGATCACCAAACAGGCCTTCCTGGCTATTAGCCTCGTTAAAGGCGTTCCTTACTTCGCTATAAACGTCAAGTTGCTGTGTTTGCAATGCGCTGGCTCCGGCCCAGTCTGTAGCAAAACCATTTGGCTCGATAAGCGACACATTGATACCAAAACCTTTTACTTCCTGAGCCAGCGTTTCGGTAAGTCCTTCTACCGCAAATTTAGAGGCATTGTACAAACCAAGAAGTGGCAGTGTTGTAATACCAAGCACACTGCTTACCTGAATAATGTGTCCGTACCCCTGCTCCCTGAATACAGGTACGACAGCCTGTGTAACCCATAATAAACCAAATACGTTAGTTTCTATCTGGGCGCGGGCTTCGGCTTCGCTGGTTTCTTCAATGGTACCAAAAAGGCCATAACCGGCATTGTTTATAACCACATCAAGCGTACCAAAGTGTTCTTTGGCTTTTGCTACTGCGGCAAAGCTTTCGTCGCGGCTGTTTACATCAAGCTTAATAGGTAGTATAGCATCGCCATAAGTAGCTACAAGATCGGCAAGGGTTTCAGTATTACGCGCCGTTGCCGCTACTTTATCACCACGTTTTAAAAAGGCTTCTGCCCAAAGTTTCCCAAATCCGCGGGAAGCACCTGTTATCAAAATTGTTTTAGACATTGTTTTGTATCTTTAAGATTATGATACAAAGGTATACCCGGTGCCCGCCCTGCGACTTATACAGAAATACGGAATGCTGATACAAAAGTGCGGGTATGTGACTAAAACACAAACAACAGGTTACGTGTAAAATACCTATTTATAGGTATTTAAAAAGATTTAGATATGTTATAAGTTAGCAAAGCGAACAAACTAGCAAACAACACCTTACATACATGAAGCTCAAAACCTTTTACCTGTTGGCATTTGCCTCGTTAGGACTCTGCTCCTGCTCAAATCTTTATGAAGTACATTATTTTAAAGATAAAATATCAAGCTCATCTTCAACAAAAGTTATCCCAAATTATTACAAAGTAGAAATTAGGGCACACTCATTCCTTTCGAGTTCAAGATATCTTTCAGGGTACTTTGACCAAAGCGCAATCAATCTTTATTTCAATGAATTTACCCAACCTGCAAATGGTAAATTATTTGGCAATAACGAATCATCATCAGCTTTTACCGATGAGAAAGGCAATGAGCTTGTACTTATATTTTCGACCAATTCTAAAGCTGTTTCAGACCAGATAGGTGCCATAGCAAAAAACCAGGTTGTATTAAACTCTGCGGCCACTGTTTTTTTGAAAGATAAATTTGACCAATCCCGAAAGCTTAGCCAGGAACTTGATAACGCTGATAATGACAAAAACACATTTATTTTTCAGGCAAATGCTTATCTTAAGGATATAACAACTAAAACTGAGGCAGAACAAAAACTTGCAATTCAACAGTTAATACAAACCTTAAATTAAGATTATGAACAGGATTTTGTTATTAATAGTAATGGTAATAATTTCTTCTGGCTGCAGCAGTAAGCTAAAAGTTATTGTAAGGACAGCAGATAGGGAACAAGTAATTAAGTATGGTGGTGATCTTATAAGAGCAGATATTGTGAATTCAACTGTAGCAATTGAAGCTTTTCTCAACAATTCAGCGTCAGACAAGAAATTAATACTTGATAAAATTAAAGCTAAAATAATCAGTGAGCATAAAGGAGGTAAGATTGAAGCCAATACAGAAAAACAATGGGGTGAAGATTTTGACTATGCAGTTGCAATAATTCGCAACCACAATAAAAAAGCAATTGACGCCTTATTAAAAATAACACCGGCAGCAGATACAAAAACAATTAATGATGCATATGTAGAAGCATATAAATATATTGATGATACAAGGCTGTTAACATCTACCTTTATATATAACATTACTACAGCAGCAGGTATAAAAAATCCGAATACTGCTGAATTAATATCCGGTACGGTGCTTGAAACCACTAAGAACGAACTTAATTCATCCAGGATGCGTTTTCCTATTATAGGCGACCCACTCACTTCTTTTATTACTAAAACAGAAAATAAGAATATATGGAAGAGCACCTTTAACAAAACCCGCTCATTTACTCTTTTTGGCAATTCTGACATTGCTGTTATACTTCGCTCTAATCCACCAGAAAAAGAACTTAAGAGTGGCGATTATAATAACAACTTCACTATTAAAGGCGTAAGAATGGATGCTGCAGATGCTACAAATGCCATTTTTACCAGCCTCGCCCAAACCATGAATTTTATTTCCAGCCTGCAGGGAATACCATTACCTCAATCCCAAAAACCAACTCAAGAGAATCCTGCACCTGAGACTACACAACTTATGCAAGATATAGAGACTAACACAAAAAGCTTTAATCTGGAAACTAAAAAACTGGAAACTGCAAAAAAATTGCTCTTACAAAAAATGCTTATTGAGAATACTCAATCAAAAAGTGGTGCTGATTTGACAGCAAGTATAAAACGTATAGAAGATTTTTGGAATGAACTAAAAAAAACACTTGAATAATGAGGAAAATTTATCAATTAAAAGAAAATCTTGATATTCCCGGACAAAATTTTATAGTCAAGAAAGGAACATTAGCCGAAGTAAATTATGTGTTTGATATCAAAGACAACGATATACCAACACAACTGGGACTAAACTTTGAAAATATTAACGGTACTTATACAATTGAAGAATCTTTTTTTAATGATTTGATTTTTTCAGAGAATATTACATTCTTAGAATCAAAATTTAACGAAGGAGATTGCGTAAAAAATGATAATCTTGGAACAGGCACAGTAATAAGCGTTGAGTATAAAGATTACTCCTTAAAGGGCAGATATTATTATTGGGTAAAATTTACAGATGGTGATTATTATACCGCAGAAAACTTTCTCGATTTTTGCTAAACACAAACCCCGCCCTTACATCAGCAAGGGCGGGGTTTCGTTATAAATAAAACTATAAAAGTTACCTACGGGTAAAACGCATCGCTAATCCATTATCTGCAACAATATTACCCTGCTCATCAGGAAGCCCTTCAGGAATATAAACCGACAAGGCATTGTCTTCTACTTTATAAAGATAAGTATGCCCACCCTCTATAGCAAAACCCTGTGCCGTAAGAGATACATTATAAGTACCCGAAGTAACCATAAAAGGATATTTGCTCTCTACCTTGTTGTTAACCACAAGCGTATTAAGATTAGTAAGCGTCCAGGTTATATCGCCGTTTTTTAGAGCAGGTAATTCCGCAAGAAAAGCTACATAGCTATCCATGTTCCATTTGCCGTTAGCAGTGCCGTCGTTAGCTACCGGGCTGGCATCATCGCTGGAGCACGAAGCAAATAGAACAGTAATAAACAAAAGTGTAAAAATCTTTTTCATGGTATTTAAAATATTAATTGGTTACGTAAAAACTATAATACGGGCTGTTACATTCCGGATAATCTACTGAACTTTATCAAAGAGCCATCCTGAAGCCCTTCTTCCCCTTCGGTTAAAGTAAGTTCATCTCCAATAATTGCATACCTGTAATACGACTCAAAATCATCGTGTTTTATAAGAATGCGCTTATTGTCTATAGAAATAGCATACGTGCCAGAGTAAGGATAAACGCGGGCATCATCGCTATTATTAACTACAATAAGCTTATCTCCATTAAATTGCCACACAACCTCATTAGCTGCGATTACCGGGGCGGGTAGGTCTGTATACATATATAATGCATCCATTTGCCACTTGCCGTTTAAGGCAGCGGCAGTATTGTTATCATCATCGTCAGAACACGAACAAAAGCTTGCTGCAACAAGCAAAAGTGTAAGGATTTTTTTCATGGCAATTATAATTGGTTTTGTTGTAAGATGCAAAAAACCTTTAAAGGTTGCTTATAAAAATGCCTTAAAACGAAAAAAACCGCCCTTGCATCTGCACGGGCGGTTTTTGTTATTCTGAAACAGCGTTTCCTTTGCTGTCATAAAAGTGGTATTCTAAAAACGTGTAAGCGTCACGTGGTATTACTTTTACCCATTTTTTATGCTCTAAATACCATTTAGCGCGTATAGATGGGAAACCTTTAGTAAGGTATGCCGCCACAAACGGGTGCGTATTAAGCACTACTTTTTTGTGGTTGCGGATAATTCTTTCAAGGTCGGCCGTTATGCGGTCTATTACCAGTATAGGGGCTTCAATTTCGCCTCCACCCGTGTTAGGGTTTTCCTCCCTGGTTTTAATATTTACCTCTGGCCTAACCCTTTGCCGCGTAATCTGGACAAGGCCAAATTTACTCGGTGGCAGGATCTTGTGTTTTGCTTTATCGTCGCTCATTTCCTCTCTCAGGAAATCATACAGTTTTTTGCGGTTATCCGGATTTCCCATATCGATGAAATCCACCACGATAATCCCTCCCATATCACGTAGCCTTAGCTGCCTTGCAATTTCGGCGGCCGCTATCATGTTTACTTCAAGGGCAGTATCTTCCTGACTCAGGGCCTTATTAGAGCGGTTACCACTGTTTACGTCTATAACGTGCAGGGCTTCTGTATGCTCTATAATAAGGTAAGCACCTTTGCTCATAGATACCGTTTTTCCAAAACTGGTTTTTATCTGCCTTTCTATGTTATATTTTTCAAACAAAGGCAGGTCGCGGTTTTGGTAATGCTTTACGATATTTGCTTTTTGAGGGGCTATCTCCTGCAGATAGTCCTTCGTTGCGTAAAAAAGATCTTCATCATCTACATAAATCCCGGTAAATGTGTCGTTAAACACATCACGCAGTATAGACGACACCTTGTTTACTTCACCCAGTATTTTACTTGGGTGGTGGGCGCTAGGCAGGCGTTTGCACATACCGGTCCACTTGTCTATCAGATTCTGGAGGTCTTTGTCCAGTTCTGCAACTTTTTTCCCTTCGGCTACCGTTCTTACGATAACGCCGAAACCTTTTGGCCTGATGGATTGCACCAGTCGTTTAAGGCGGTCTTTTTCTTCTTTTGACTCTATTTTTTGCGAAATAGAAATACGGTCGCTAAAAGGCACCAGTACCACATAACGGCCGGCCAGCGAAAGCTCTGAGCTTATGCGTGGGCCCTTGGTACTTATTGGCTCTTTTACCACCTGTACAAGAACGCTTTGGTTAGCACTAAGCACATCGGCTATGGCTCCGTTCTTATCTATTTCAGGTTCAAAAGCAAAATTTTTAAGGGAATAATCTTTTATTTTACCTGCGCTTACAAGTTTTATGAATTTCAGCGTAGAAAGAAGGTTTGGCCCAAGGTCATGATAGTGCAAAAAAGCATCTTTCTCAAAGCCAACGTTTACAAACGCAGCATTAAGGCCCGCTACGGGCTTACGAATTTTTGCAATAAAGATATCACCTACGTTAAACTGGCTCTTATCCTCCTTTTCTTTGTGTAATTCAATTAGTTTTCCATCTTTTAATAAGGCAAAATCTACGGCTTCAGAACCAGATCGAATAATCAATTCTTTGTTCACGCTGTACGTTTTTATCTGTTTATTGTTTATAGTTCATGGTTTATAGTTCATGGTTGCGCACGGCAACTACAAACTA contains the following coding sequences:
- a CDS encoding OmpA family protein, producing MKNLYLALTFVLAANTLSAQTKDTETADKLFARFEYVDAAKEYLKLTKKGKSPYVYKQLADSYFNVFNSKEAIKWYAKAIESKQDAETYFRYAQMLKAEGKYEEANAQMQKFATLAPDDQRSKTFLQDPNYLPRLRSQAKLYDEKLLDINDEKYADFGGVITDDNTFYFASSRNTLRKTYGRNEEPYLDMYTATYTNGTFSKPTAISDINSKWHDGPASVTGDGNVMYFSSESFVNGTFEKDDSGQRTGLIHLFRAEKKDGKWTNIKPLPFNGKTWSTGNPSVTKDGKTLYFASNRKGSMGGSTDIWKVEVKGPNAYGEPVNLGNKINTEGRENFPSITDDGKLFFASDGRKGFGALDIFMIDLAHNGEALNVGQPVNSPLDDFAFSFNVKHNIGFFSSNKAGKDNIYLATPICGVEAVVTVKDEVTGKPIPVAKVAILDEKNNIIETRETSADGVLTYSVDCNKPFRLLAEASGYENATVALPATNGGKLDLIANLKPLSALIVDGKIMLKNIYFEFDKSFITQDAATELNKLVQIMKANPTMIIELKAHTDTRGSAEYNLKLSDDRAKATVQYVISQGIAAERISGKGYGESEPIVKCGDNCTDEEHAKNRRSEFIIVKK
- a CDS encoding cupin-like domain-containing protein, yielding MQLNLTEIERVKTISKEDFYNNYVKKQKPLVIEQLTQDWPAYEKWKLNYIKDIAGDKTVPLYDDRPVSHEDGFNQAHATMKMGEYVDLLQSKPTNYRIFLYNLMKEVPSLKNDFKWPDIGLRLVKQLPMLFFGGENSRVFIHYDIDFSNILHFHFHGKKRCILFDPGQTPYLYKVPHALISREDIDFDNPDFDIWPALKQAKGLVADLSHGEMLYMPEGYWHYMKYVTPGFSMSLRAFPRRPLNLMKAAYNVTIMRCFDNFMRRYKGQAWIDYKNREAIIRTHKKLNLPVESF
- a CDS encoding regulatory protein RecX → MDTGHKTYTVDEATRKLEYFCSYQDRCHEEVLQKLKSLRMIPQAIDAIMAHLIEHNFLNEERFACSFARGKWRIKQWGKRRIVQELKFRDISRYNIERALKEIDEEEYINQFSKLAETQWENIRETSILKKKKKLTDFLLRKGYENDIIYDKINNLTEF
- a CDS encoding tetratricopeptide repeat protein; protein product: MKYIFYLLIFFVSFTCFAQRENEFSKTIKDAQRLVYKQPDSALVIVKRVLAKPNLPDTIYGSMYNIYGIYYGMRGNNDSLIYYQKKSISYLDNYPEFKARSLANLGVGYRNKGEYNTAISTFNAALEINRKIKNDTGIAVDYGELASVYNTMGDYEKSINLLISAIDIVKKDKKQDKLPALQQKLANTYLAQRNFKFAIDLYMDCLPNFKKMGQLKNYYLTLVNLAEARIHLEDLSGAKSALAEAIKGLEDFGDKSIIGISYGKLGNIEEGLGNHAKALASYKKGLELMLQVKSNRAVRVASEYIGLLNKDKNAVAALALAARIDRSGLFENSPNEDKMFYKKAVGDAYSNNNNESAAIKAYQETIVMKDSIAANDRQTAIGEAQAKFETELQREKNAALQANNKSLQKTIEAEKTRRWLYGMGILAIGILILLALRGYFLKSRLQAEQLRTIEAEKNMIQQQHLHEQELTNAQREIIDEKQRELTSTALRMANFQDGVMQIIDKCNTGEISKMSDLKKELQTLAKQEDYWKQFETRFNNLHPEFGNSLQHRFTKLTKNDIEFCSLLKLNLSNKEIASLLQISHESAITKKYRIKKKMEINDDDEFERMLTEM
- a CDS encoding helix-turn-helix domain-containing protein; its protein translation is MKHYSSIIELSRDTGCPPPENPMLGLILCERLVSCNIGEGAFTSDFHTIMFKKMKSGVINYGRTKYDHENGSLSFIKPRQIVEIKDLELEEKGFIIYIHEDYLNGHLLHDQIKKYGFFDYEVNEALHLSPREEEIIWELYFKIEDENNANQDEYTRDIILTHIDSILKYSQRFYKRQFINRTELSGATVSKFNSLLASYLEKGLLQTGGLPTVKAMADALNTSTRYLSDLLRQETGKTALELIHIFLVGEAKNLLQLPEKTIAETAYLLGFENPPYFSRLFKKETGFSPVEYRKQFLN
- a CDS encoding SDR family NAD(P)-dependent oxidoreductase; the encoded protein is MSKTILITGASRGFGKLWAEAFLKRGDKVAATARNTETLADLVATYGDAILPIKLDVNSRDESFAAVAKAKEHFGTLDVVINNAGYGLFGTIEETSEAEARAQIETNVFGLLWVTQAVVPVFREQGYGHIIQVSSVLGITTLPLLGLYNASKFAVEGLTETLAQEVKGFGINVSLIEPNGFATDWAGASALQTQQLDVYSEVRNAFNEANSQEGLFGDPAATSEAVLKLVDAAQPPLRLFLGKHALPWAKQVYEGRIAEWDAWDEVAVAAHGN
- a CDS encoding lipocalin family protein; protein product: MKKILTLLLVAASFCSCSDDDDNNTAAALNGKWQMDALYMYTDLPAPVIAANEVVWQFNGDKLIVVNNSDDARVYPYSGTYAISIDNKRILIKHDDFESYYRYAIIGDELTLTEGEEGLQDGSLIKFSRLSGM